In the Oxyura jamaicensis isolate SHBP4307 breed ruddy duck chromosome 18, BPBGC_Ojam_1.0, whole genome shotgun sequence genome, one interval contains:
- the KCNJ16 gene encoding inward rectifier potassium channel 16, producing MRKMTEQSGCYRPVNIQGNKISYKGSCKDSPETGTKRLQKRFLHKDGSCNVYFKHIFGEWESYVVDIFTTLVDIKWRHMFVIFSLSYVLSWLFFGLVFWLIAIQHGDLFNDEEITPCVANVRSFTGAFLFSLETQTTIGYGYRCVTEECSVAILMVILQSVLSCIIDTFIIGAALAKMATARKRAQTIRFSYYAVVGLRDDKFCLMWRIGDFRPNHMVEGSVRAQLLRYKEDKEGRMTMEYKDLKLLNDQIILVTPVTVVHEIDSESPLYGLDRKALAKDNFEILVTFVYTGDSTGTSHQSRSSYVPREILWGYRFNDVLHVKKKYYKVDCLQFEETTEVYAPHCSAMQLDRKEQEWNRTEKTLEKEAETSALEIKSLSTNQKSFSAVALITSCEDPEDPVTTVCQPSGEVSYQKAAVTLSRLSLESQI from the coding sequence ATGAGAAAGATGACTGAACAGAGTGGTTGCTATAGGCCTGTAAACatacagggaaataaaatcagttACAAAGGCTCTTGTAAAGACAGCCCCGAAACGGGGACGAAAAGACTGCAGAAGCGATTTCTTCACAAAGATGGCAGCTGCAACGTGTACTTCAAACACATCTTTGGGGAATGGGAGAGCTACGTAGTGGACATATTTACTACACTGGTGGACATCAAGTGGCGCCATATGTTTGTGATATTCTCGCTGTCCTACGTTCTCTCATGGCTGTTCTTTGGACTGGTCTTCTGGCTGATAGCAATCCAACACGGAGATTTATTCAATGATGAAGAAATAACCCCCTGTGTCGCCAATGTCCGTAGCTTCACAGGAGCATTCCTGTTCTCCCTGGAAACCCAGACGACCATTGGGTATGGTTACCGCTGCGTTACAGAAGAGTGCTCTGTCGCGATCCTTATGGTTATCCTGCAGTCAGTACTGAGCTGCATCATCGACACCTTCATAATTGGAGCAGCCTTGGCTAAAATGGCCACAGCTCGAAAAAGAGCTCAAACCATTCGTTTCAGCTACTATGCTGTCGTGGGCTTACGGGATGACAAATTTTGCCTGATGTGGCGCATTGGTGATTTCCGGCCAAACCACATGGTTGAGGGCTCGGTGCGAGCTCAGCTGCTGCGCTACAAGGAAGACAAGGAAGGGAGAATGACGATGGAGTACAAGGACTTGAAGCTGCTGAATGACCAGATCATACTTGTTACACCAGTGACGGTAGTACATGAAATTGATAGTGAGAGCCCCTTGTATGGTCTGGACCGCAAAGCTTTGGCCAAGGACAACTTTGAAATCTTGGTCACGTTCGTCTACACAGGTGATTCAACAGGAACCTCACATCAGTCCAGAAGCTCATACGTGCCCAGAGAGATTCTCTGGGGCTATAGGTTTAATGATGTCTTACAcgtaaagaaaaaatactacaaAGTGGATTGCCTACAGTTTGAAGAAACCACAGAAGTTTATGCTCCTCACTGCAGTGCCATGCAACTGGATCGGAAAGAGCAAGAATGGAACCGGACAGAGAAGACAttggaaaaagaagcagagacgTCAGCACTGGAGATCAAGTCACTTAGTACAAACCAGAAGTCGTTTAGTGCAGTTGCCCTCATCACTAGCTGTGAAGATCCAGAAGACCCAGTGACAACTGTCTGTCAGCCTTCTGGAGAGGTTTCTTATCAGAAAGCAGCTGTGACCTTAAGTAGACTGTCACTGGAATCACAAATCTAG